GGGAGAAGAGTGTGTACTGATCAGTAGGAGGATGGGTTGGGGAAGGAGAAGATCCAGTCTGGAGGTTGTGTGACAGGAAGCCTGTGCCCAAAGTTCCTAATGGAATGTCTGGGGCTTCTAGGGTCCCTGGTGAGGCTCCAGGAAAGAGTCCATGAGTTCCATTCAAAGGTCTGTGTGTCCTGTTCAGGTATCCAGTGATTTGGTCTGGGGACCTGGTGGTTTGATTCAGCAGAGCAGGAATCTTGGCTCTGAATCCCCGCAGCTTGCTCAGAAGTCCAGAGCCAGTAGTTCTGGCTGAGACACTGAAGTTCGCCTCCAACAATCCAGAAGTCCTGTTTGGGAGCTTGTTCAGTGTGAGGAATAGAGAAGTACTGCTTGGGACAGCTGTGGTGGGCAGGGACCGCCTGACACAGAGGGCAGGTCCTCCTACAACCAGAAGAAAACGCACCTTTCCTCGGAGCAGTTGTTGGAAGCTCAGGAAGATGGCATTGGGATCCTTGTGAGCTGTGGTCCTGCCCTGTGGAGGAAGCTGAGGGCAGAGGATGGGCCTGAAGTCAGAGACCAGGCCTAAGATATCAGGTCTCCCTTGACTGTGTAGGACAGATAGGGTGTCTGCACCCAGGCATTATAATTAGGAAGGAACCCTCCTTGGCAGACCAGTTCTACCCTCCAGATCCCTTGAATCCCCTTTCTTCCCCCAGGTCGTTTAGGGAGACTGAGTCAGAGGACAATTTCTTTGGATTCCTCAGCTTGGGATTTACCTGGGTTCCAAGGAGGCCCTGCAGGGCACCAAGGAGGAGTCGGACCTGTCCAGAAAGCTGTCCCAGGAGAGCTGAGAGGCAGGTGGGACCCAACTGTCCCCGTGCTGCTATCACTCCCTCCAGTAGAAGGGTCACTGCTCCCAGAATGTCCTCTGCCTTGGTCTGCTCCTGGGAAAGAGATGGAAGAAAGAAGCGGACTGCTTCAAAGGGCATGCTAATAGCGGGTGGGGAGCCTGTAGGAGTAGCCAGCAGAATGAATCATAGGAGCTGAGAATTGGACAGGACCAGGGTCCCACCCAGCACAGGAATTCTTTCACAGTCTCCCAACAATTGGTCATCGGCCTCTGCTTCAGTAACTCCACTGTCCGCCAACCCTGCCTGGTCTTACACCAACTTTCAGTCAGAAAGTTCTGCACTGTTATAACTTTTAGCTCTTGAAAACTAGTGCCGTAAGTCTACTCTTTTTGCTGCAAAATATTAGGACCATAGCATTTTTAAACTAAATGAAGAATTGAGGCTCCAAAATAATGGAAGGGAAGGGACTTAATAAATGGCAGAGCTTGAACTATAGGTGATCCATAGGGACCAACTGTCCTTCTCCTCTGACCCAGTGATCCGAGCAGACCTGAGGAAAGGAGGGGGACTCTATAGAGATCTTGGGGGTAGAAGAGTTGACCTGCCAATGAGTCCTGCATCCCAAGTAGGTTTCCTGAGTCATAAGTGGAAACATTTCTTGCTTTACCATAAGACTACTACTTTTCTTCAAGCTAATCAGACATGTTTTTTTAACCATGTCtcacataacattttttttctaggctCTCACTATGCAGGTTTTTCTTTCTGAACAGTTTAATATGGTCCCTTTTAATAAATTAGCATGTGTCCTGAAGGGGATGTTCAGTACTCAGACCAGTGCTTTTAAGTGCAATCCACTCAAAATAGAGTTCTAAGAATATTTCCATAATATTATTACTAAACATCTAAAGCAGTCTAGAATTGCTAGCTTTAAAACCAATTGCTTCTGATTTGGGGTTGTaactcatgcacaaggccctgggttcaatgcctagctctgtgaaaaggaaataaataaataaacaaacaaataaatagttgCTTTAATAGTGCCATTtcttgctaagttttttttttttttttaacacaagcTTAAATGAGGGAAGCAGGGCTTCAGGGTCTTAAGCTGGAATAGGACTTTATTCATTTTACACGTAGAATTACACACGTGTCTATTAAATTTCATCTTGTTTATGATGTAAGTTTTTAGTGATTGGAATCTTGATTCTGACTTCAGTTAGTGGTGCTTCCCAGCATCGTGTCATCTGTGGATACAGATTAATCTTACTTCTCTGTGCCAATTTAAGAAGGTTGAACAGTCTTAAAGGCATGATCATGATAGACTTCTATccagcttttttgtgtgtgtatgtatggtgctggggattgaaaccagtgccttgtgcattcgaggcaaacactctaccaactgagctatatccccagcccctctctccagCTTTTCATGATGTTTAACTTTGAATCTATTTGACATATTGGGCCTGAAATCCATCATCTTGTCCACAGGATACACATAGATGAATGTATATTGGGTTAGGGTGGCCAAGCTGAAGATGAGATTATTTTTAGTGACCTTAAGAATTATGAAGGacgggctgaggatatagctcagttggtagggtgcttgcctcgcatgcacaaggtcctgggttcaatccccagcaccacaaaaaaaaaaaaaaaagaagaatgaaggatCCAAGGAAAGCAGTAGGGAGCTGATAATGAGCTGATAATGACAGGAATTTGGGGAGCCAAAGTAAAGGATGGagttccgtgtgtgtgtgtgtgtgtgtgtgtgtgtgtgtgtgtgtgtgtgtgtgtatgtgtgtgtgtgtgtgtgtgtgtgtatgtgtgtgtgtgtgtgttttgctggttATCAAAGCCAGGgtcacatatgctgggcaagtactctactactgagccatgcCCCCAGCCCAGACATCCCAGGAATGACTTTCTTACCGTCTGGGTTTTCCATTCTCCCAAGCTAAAATCCACAGCAGGTAGCAGGACAGGGGTGGACAAAGGATTGATGTCTGGGCACTGgctctgttgaaaaaaaaaaatgtgtgggggAGAAGAGAGATGAAATAGAGAGGGTATGGTGGCCCAGTGACTGGGCTAGCCTTCCATGAGCACTATGTTCAGTCCAGAGCTTCTAAAAAGGCTCTAGTGCAAATCACAATTCTTGACAGGGAGTGGTGATCAGTAGGTCAAAGGCAATGTTGGAAGAATAGTTATTGGTCCGGGAGTGAGAGGAAGTTATGGGGTTGAGGGTATCTTACCAGTTAAGTGGATAGAGAAGCTAGTGCTTGGGAATTCTCACCAGTCTGCTGTGAAGGACGTGGGAGTCACGAAGCAGTTTATTTAGGAGTCGGGGGTCACAGGCAGGAGGAGCCGGGCTGGACAGAGTTAGTCTTGCAGTAAGGAGAAGCATGACCACAAGGAACAATTCTTAGATGAGGAGAAGTGAGGTTGAACGGGGTGGATAAGGAAGAAATCATTGTTGGGTGATGGTCCAGGAAATCCCATTTAGGACCCAGACCTGAAATCCAGGGAATCTTCTACTTGGACATACCTTATTCCTGGGAGACTGGGTTCCCTAATTCCCCACCCCTGCAGCAAGCctatttattctctctccctGCCATGCTCCAGCCTGGGCCTAGCCCCTCAAGTGTGATCTTACCAGTCAGCTCCATTCTGGCTAGGGTGTCTGGCTGGAGTGGCTCCCTGTATGGGGCCTCTCCCCTGAATCCTTCCTGGGGCCATGGAGGCGGCTTGGGCTCTTTGCACTTCTGGGCAGAGtggggtggggcacaggtgggccgAGGAAGACAGTCTGGAAACTATCCTGAAAGTTACAAAAGTGGTGAATATTTTATCAAGTTTCAAGAAAAAGACTGCCTGGCAGGGGGAACAGATGCTGGGAGAGCTTGAGCTACTAAAGTTCTGATGGCTCCCAAGTTTTCTTGTGATCACAGCATATGGTGTCTCCTGACCTTGTCAGGGGTCCTCAGTGACTCTGGTACTGGTTTGGTCCTTCCACCCACATACACGCTGAGGGCAGCAGAACATGATATGCACTcttgtgtgcatacacacacacacacacacacacacacacaaacacacacacacctttattgGCCTCAAATTCTGAGTAACCTTAGTTGTTAGGTTGGAAGAAATCTGGGATCGGGTTAGAGAAGGGAGCCTGAAGAATGGAAAACAGGATCCAGAGCAAGGATCAGGAAGTTGAAAATATGCACGATGTGTTGCAGTGTGGCTTCCGTGTTGGGCAGAAATATAACTGGGACCACAGGAGGACATGGATTAAAAGGGGGTACCATAGTCATTGACCTCTCATTCTATCTCTATTTACCCTACCCATATAGTCTCCTGGAGTTTTTCTTTGCATTCCAAATTCTGATATATCCTATTATCCAAGTTAAAGAGATGAACTAATAGTCCTGGGATTTCCTTCCTGAGGCAAGTGGCCCAGGAATGAGCAACAGCTTAGTGAGGTGATGCCCACCTTACATGGCTTACCTTACTTTAGACACTGACTGGCCAAGTTATCTGACTTATGGCTACACCTGCTTCCCTGCCCCCTCTGCAGACCCCTTCTGATTCCTTCACAAGACCCCCCACATGGTTTCCTCCTCCCTTCACAAGTTGTGCAAAGAGGCCTGCACCTGATTCAATATTGGGATTTCCTGTAGGTCTGTCAACATGCATGAGCCCTCCTCCCTTTATTTTCTCCTTGTGCCCTGGCTTGCCTGACCCAGCTTCCCCAGTCCCAGGATTCAGAACTTTAAGCTAACAAAAAATGAGCCGGTAAGACTGGGGTTTGGACCGCGTCTATTTTAGTGCTGTGTTTTCTAACCCTACATGTA
This window of the Ictidomys tridecemlineatus isolate mIctTri1 chromosome 3, mIctTri1.hap1, whole genome shotgun sequence genome carries:
- the Thpo gene encoding thrombopoietin isoform X1: MELTELFLVVMLLLTARLTLSSPAPPACDPRLLNKLLRDSHVLHSRLSQCPDINPLSTPVLLPAVDFSLGEWKTQTEQTKAEDILGAVTLLLEGVIAARGQLGPTCLSALLGQLSGQVRLLLGALQGLLGTQLPPQGRTTAHKDPNAIFLSFQQLLRGKVRFLLVVGGPALCVRRSLPTTAVPSSTSLFLTLNKLPNRTSGLLEANFSVSARTTGSGLLSKLRGFRAKIPALLNQTTRSPDQITGYLNRTHRPLNGTHGLFPGASPGTLEAPDIPLGTLGTGFLSHNLQTGSSPSPTHPPTDQYTLFSPLPTLPTPMVQFHPLLPDPSANPTNPLPTRAHPNSPNLSQEG
- the Thpo gene encoding thrombopoietin isoform X3, with product MENPDGADQGRGHSGSSDPSTGGSDSSTGTVGSHLPLSSPGTAFWTGPTPPWCPAGPPWNPASSTGQDHSSQGSQCHLPELPTTAPRKGAFSSGCRRTCPLCQAVPAHHSCPKQYFSIPHTEQAPKQDFWIVGGELQCLSQNYWLWTSEQAAGIQSQDSCSAESNHQVPRPNHWIPEQDTQTFEWNSWTLSWSLTRDPRSPRHSIRNFGHRLPVTQPPDWIFSFPNPSSY
- the Thpo gene encoding thrombopoietin isoform X2 — its product is MELTELFLVVMLLLTARLTLSSPAPPACDPRLLNKLLRDSHVLHSRLSQCPDINPLSTPVLLPAVDFSLGEWKTQTEQTKAEDILGAVTLLLEGVIAARGQLGPTCLSALLGQLSGQVRLLLGALQGLLGTQLPPQGRTTAHKDPNAIFLSFQQLLRGKDFWIVGGELQCLSQNYWLWTSEQAAGIQSQDSCSAESNHQVPRPNHWIPEQDTQTFEWNSWTLSWSLTRDPRSPRHSIRNFGHRLPVTQPPDWIFSFPNPSSY